The following are from one region of the Microtus pennsylvanicus isolate mMicPen1 chromosome 15, mMicPen1.hap1, whole genome shotgun sequence genome:
- the LOC142835642 gene encoding large ribosomal subunit protein eL43-like yields the protein MSGSRRERIPDGAAPDPASGERARVRTRGEPTTVLPRPRPAIRKLEPQLSVLGLGSGDVAKRTKKVGIVGKYGTRYGASLRKMVKKIEISQHTKYTYFFCGKTKMKRRAAGIWHCGSCMKTVAGGAWTYNTTSAVTVKSAIRRLKELKDQ from the exons ATGAGTGGGTCGCGGAGGGAGCGGATCCCAGACGGAGCGGCTCCAGACCCGGCCAGCGGAGAGCGGGCGCGCGTTAGGACCCGGGGGGAGCCGACCACGGTTCTCCCACGACCGC GCCCCGCCATAAGGAAGCTTGAACCCCAGCTCTCTGTGCTTGGCTTAGGTTCCGGCGACGTGGCTAAACGCACCAAGAAGGTCGGGATCGTCGGGAAATACGGGACCCGCTACGGTGCCTCCCTCCGGAAAATggtgaagaaaattgaaatcagcCAGCACACCAAGTACACATACTTCTTCTGTGGCAAGACCAAGATGAAGAGACGAGCCGCTGGCATCTGGCACTGTGGCTCCTGCATGAAGACAGTGGCTGGCGGGGCCTGGACCTACAACACGACTTCTGCCGTCACAGTGAAGTCTGCCATCAGAAGACTGAAGGAACTGAAAGACCAGTAA